In the genome of Pagrus major chromosome 17, Pma_NU_1.0, the window ctaaataaaaacagaaagaaattattttaaaaatatataattcgATCAACAATATACAACAACCCAGTTTGACTTTTCAGCGCTATGCTGACGACACACTATTGTATTTTTATCAGTGCCTGAAAACCCTAACAACCTAAATTATTGAACATTGGTTTGCTTAAAGACAATTACATTTTGGATAACCAACAGTTAATTGTTACtagatgagaaaaaaacaagaaaatattttctttagTTCAAGTCAAAAAAGACAGATTTAAGTGGCCTTATAACTCAGGCAAAACAGGTCTACTTTAAGGCAAAAGCCCGAGTGTCATTAGAGATCATGACTGAACTTAAGAAGTGactgtgtgaacacattttTCCACCttagaaatatagaaaaagtCAGACTATAACTTACACGTTCCAGTGTAAAGAAACTGAATCATGTTTTGGTCTACTCTTGACTATTGCAATAATCTTTTACTACACAAGAGGTCAGTGAATAGACTTTGgcttataaaaaaataaagctgccATATGCTTAACCAAGTAAACGAGAGCAGatcacatcttttttttaaattatagcTCCCTGTTTCTTttagaatttaatttaatgttttcagcACTAGTTGTATTACATTTCCATATTGGCATTTccatgtaaagcactttgaactCCATTCTATGTATGAAAGtttttatacaaataaagtatattattattattattatcacacagaattattataaatatgtattttttctcaaatatttttCAGATTTGTGACAGAGATGTGGAACTTAATTCAGCCCGCCCTTATTCTCCTTTCTGTGCTCATGTCAACAACAGGTAAGATGCACTGATTGCAGGTGAATAATTTATTTAGACTTGTGAACAGTTTGGTTTTGTGCGCTGACACATGATGTCCTTCTCACTCTCTCAGGGGCAGATGAGGTGGTATATCGACAAGTGGGAGAGACGGTTACCCTGACGCCTCCACAGGAGTTCTCTTTAAATGAGTATTATATGTACTGGTATTTTGGTGGCCTTGAACTTGCCTGGCATAACACCCATGGAGGGACAGGGTTTAATACAGGTAAACAGTGCATTGAACTATTCACAAATATAAccttttttggtgtttttttaccATCAACAAATTACGCAAGTGTAAATTATAAAATTGTCTAAAATAAATTGcaattaaagatttttttcaatagtaACAACCATTTTCTTTGCAGAAACAAAGGATGAGCAGGAACTGCAAAAATGGAAAGGTAAACTGACCTGGTCTGGCGACTCACTGATAATCAGTGACATAAGAGAAGAACAATTTGGGACTTTTACATGTAAACTGACTTCAAGTAAGgggaagagagaaacagaataTAAACTACTAAAACTCCAAGGTAAGGGTAAAAATAAGGTGACATGATCTGTTCATTTGAAAAGGTTATTCGTGTTTAGTCATTTAAGTAGTTGTCAACATAATCTCTGGAAAgttatattttgttaaaattCAGTTTGTGCTCTTATGCAATGTGTTGttcaaaatgtatatatatagtgtatttttaatgttttttaaaaaaaagtattttaaccTGAGTGCTGAGGGTTTAACTTgtcaagcaaaacaaacaaagctgctTTCTTAGAAATTTTGGAAGGTTTTTTACCAAACTGCAGCAGCATTTCTATCTATTAAACCAAATTGACATCAGAATACTGAATTATCCAgaatattaaagcaacattattgaacttttttaccctaaaatcatgttgatggtgcagtgtcttgtaatagggtgaatggtttctctgtctcagccactccgcccaaCTCCACCTCGTCGTTAATCCACACAAATTAAATCACCTTTTGCTTCTCCGTAGCACCTGGTCAGTGTGCCAGAAAGATGTTAAATTAAAGTTAAGGAAATATGTGTCAAATAACTGTAAGTAAATTAATAACTAGCTATgagtgtttatgttttaaagtcaCTGCCACCAAATGGGAAAAAGTTCACTGTGCATTCTCAGAaagtttcagcatttgtaatcGTTTTTGCGTTCTTGTGTGtatggagaaaaaagaaaaacatttgttttaaatggaaGGGGAAAATATCTGCTTAGAAAAATATCGGTATTAGTGTGTACAAGGCCTGCATCTGACGAACTGTCACAGACCGGGGATTTtattgcactcagaaactgtggagggcgccaaattgcacgaaatgccaatttctaaataatattgctttaagaaaaaaataaaaaccttatcatcatcatttccaTTCTGTTTCCTTTACCTTGCTCAATTTCTGTTCCAGTGACTATGAACCcaccctctcctctgctgcccgGCGAAcgtctctctctgacctgcGATGCAGAGAGGCCTCAAAATTCCAAGCAGCCAGAGATACACTGGCTGAATCCCCAGGGAGAGAGAATAAACAGCTGGCCACGCGAAGTGACAGCCACAGGCCGACATAATGGCGAGTGGACCTGTGTTGTGACACACAATAATAAAGAAAGCAGAGCCAAGATCAAAGTTATGGTTGTCGGTGAGTCATATGCACATTCATGCATTTTTTTACTCTCATCCTCGACGTAAGTTAACTATCatttctcttctccttttcaTTTAGACCTCTCCCCAGCTCCTGCGCGTCCTGTCTATACATCTAAATCCTCGCCTCTCACCATCCCCTGTTCCATTCCCTCTGACATCACCTGGGAACAAGTCAAAGCTAAGAGCGTCCAGGAAGTGCACTGGGACTTCTTCCCTAACCCAGACTCGAGTCTCATTCCTGGCGATCCACAGAGGCTCTTCTCCCTTTCTCTGGCTGAGAAGCTGACCTGGCAGCCAGACAAAAACCGAGGACTGACTCCTGTCTCTGGCCTTACAAAAGGAAATCTGTCATTGATCAAAAATAAAGCGAAGGAAGAAGACAGAGGCGACTATGTTTGCACCATGAAATTTAGCAATGGTGTCACTCTGAACAGGACTGTGCAAGTAAACGTGCTGCAAAGTAAGTCAAAACAAATTGTTTCGTACAAGCACAGTCACATCTGTCGAATGAAATTTTGCTTCCTTGTTCTTTTATAATCACAGTGTCCTCATTTATCTTTTTGATGTCCAGTTTCTTTGCTCCTTCCTAATTGTCATTCATGACAAGTTGGAGACAATCGTTTCTACCTCTCTGTTGTAGTGTGCAAGTGGTTTTCATCTCTGGGCTGCAGAGTTTATTTGGAAGTGTCCCTGGTGTGACATGAGGCTAATACACTTGTCTAGCTGCGCTTGTTTTAAAAGAGTATAACGAGCATTGCCTCTGCCAGAGGAGTGTGATAACGCAATGAATTTTAATTGGACTCTGTGTTCTGAGGATTTATGATGTAAAAGATTTCTCATTTTTATCTGAACTATTATTCGACCAGAGactttgaaaaagaaacaacctGATGGATTAATTCAAGGCAGGGGTGTATCAAGCAAATGTGGGTCCCCTGGTTTGCTTTTGAACCCTCTAAATCCCTCTGAGTCATTCTGCAATTTTTCCGTTTCTCTCCCGTTTTCCCACCCTAGAATAACCACCACCGTCCACCAAACTAAATTTAATTTAGCATGTATTTAAAAGGCTGTCTGTGTATCAAATACAGTGCTGTGAGTAAGTGCTAGTGTGTAAAGTACATCaaggttttatttgtttaatggTGTTCAAGCCAGCTAGATGAAATTAACAAATCAAAACCACGGTGTGGACCACAGTCTTATAATGGCTACTGATAGATGAGGATATCAGGTAACAAATAATAGTTAGTTAATTAGTTAGTTTTGGAGTTggtagttactttttaaaatctattttaattatttacacattcatgTGACATTGCTGCAGCAACCATATTCTGATAGCCCAGGTTGTCCCTGAAAAAAATTACAAGTTATAAAAgcattattacacaaaaacacccGGCAAatcaaaaataggaaaaaataGGTCTCAGAGGGTTAAGGCAAATTAAATCACTGGTACAGTCATGTAAAATAATATTCCACATtctgaaatattacattttttatccaTTACCATCAGGTGACCCCTGGAGATTATCTTGCAACCCTCTTGGGTGTCCCAACCCCCAAGTTGAGAACCAGTGTCATAAATCACTAAtactatttgttttcttttttgttgttattactATGAGCATTGCAGATTTGATATTGATGGCGTCATGTAATGCTATTGCTCTGCTTCATTTTGAAAAACTTTTTACTCTACTTTTTTATTTGCCAAATCTCTCTggcacactgcagcagcagaagccaAAGGCTAAGTTTGGTTCATAGACAGTAAAAGTTGAGAAAAGGAGaggttttaaattaaaaattttCGAATGCATTTCATATTCGTtgtaatacatatttttatttctttgttctgcctttctgccctttctctctccagtcATCTCCTCCCCAGGAACAGACTTGATTTCTGGCCAGCAGCTCAACCTGACCTGCAGCCTCGGCCGTCTGCTGCCCTCTGACCTGCAACTGAAATGGTTCCCACCTGAACAATCGTCCCTGCTGCCTCTGACATCTGACCGTGACCCCGCCCTTGTTAACATCCCGGAAGTGGGTACAGGAGATGGTGGAAAGTGGAGGTGTGAGCTGTGGCAGAGCACCACACGGCTGACGTCAGCTGTGATAACTCTGAAGATTGGTGAGCGCAGGAAGTGAGATGTGACAGGAAATATGACAAGGGCATGACCTTGTGGCAACAATCTTCTTTACGACAGAGACTTTGTTTCGTACATGATGTGTTCtctgtactgtatactgtttgatgactgtctttctctgttgtACACAGAACCAAAGCTGAGTGTGTGGATGCTGGTCATCATATGTAGTGTCACAGTCATcgtgttcctcctcctcctaatcCTTGTTTTCATCCTGTGCCGACGCAGACAGGTACAGTTAAACCATCCTTATTCCTTTGTGTTAGATCACACTGGATGGCATTAAGAGttatctctgtttctctgtttgtttccgTCTCTGTGGCTGACATTAGCGGAAGATGAGACACCTCAGGCATCGACTCTGCCACTGCAAAAAGTACGTACCAACCATTTCCTGGACTGATGAAATGGCTCcgaacacattcacactcatcAGCACTGAAATCTGAATAGAACTTTTAGCCATGAGGTGTTTTATGAagactttaataaaataaatatcttcaTTTTGCCTTTTGTAGCGTCTAGTGTCCGTGACTCAAAGATAAACCTGTGACTTTTCTGTTTCAGCCCCAAGCCCAAAGGATTCTACAGAACATAATATCTCCCAGAAAGACTTTTTCAAGAGGACGTCGCGACCAGACCAGATTTTTCTGTCTTATctattaaactgtaaaactcTGTAGGTGTGGCTctgaaaagtttaaaacaaagtTCTGTCATTGTTGAAATGTcggacagacacacaaaaatgtattttacactTGTAAATATCAGTCCGTTTAgatgattttaattttgtgatttgtaaaatgtaatcGTTTTCTTGGAAACCTTTCTATTTCACTTGATTCCTCAATCAAAGTGGGTTTAATCTGATACCACCATGTTGGTGTCGTTCCTAGAAGATCATGATTTATGCTGTTCCAGGACCATctttgcaactgaccaatcacattgttgtgatgtcatagctttgcgTCATTTCTGGATGATTATAATAAATGTTTCTCCAGGACCGTCATTTCAATTTAAGAGAAGGCCACAAAATCTACATTTAGAGCAGGCGGCTGAATGGGTTGAATTCCATTATTTCTCAAACATGGACCCTATATTTCCATGTTTTGATGTGTGAATGATTCATACCTACCAAAAGTTTTGAGATGGGTCCAgcagatcgcctcagctgggAGCCACGACGCAGCTAATGATAacaaaatcatttctgtaatgttgtcagacacttagaataacaacttcggcctgtcagtggcaaaaacaagcaattttagtGGGCGTACCTTTGTTGGTCAGAGTTGtcccaaaggattacattgcagctgaggcgatctactggaccaattATAAAACTTTTgctaaagcaacattatgtaacttttctaCCTTAAAATAACGGCTTCAGAATCATTACAGTGTCTTTTAAttgggtgaatggtgtctctgtctcagccactccgccccctatcacttgtttctgcactgtaacttcagtgagagggtaggatcacagcttTACACACGTGTTTATTTCAACTTGTTATGATGtattgagttttgtttgtagttagcacctacattacatctgacaaattgttacagacctgggattagtggtgttgcactcaaaaacTGTAGGGGGCGCCAAATGGCACAAAAggacaatttctacataatcttgctttaaatgaatcatttacacaccaaaacatgtaaatacagggAGCacgtttaaaaatactggaattctCCTTTGAGTCGAGGACTCTCAGGGTTTATATTCTATTTGGACACATTGTTTACTTTTCACAAATTGTTTTTACTCTcaatttccccttttttcagtttcatgttgcATTCTGTTcagtttaaacaacaaaaatacccTGTCAGGTTCAGTAAAACATGCTTTGAGTTCAAAAAGACCCTTTCAGAACATTAATGACGTGTTAGAAAGGATAATTTCACTGAATTTCACAGTCTTTTTTCAGAGTCAGAACACTGcgacattacaaaaacataataGGTCGGTTACAGTGATGATCCTAgaacaacattaattataatGTTCCCcgaacaacaccaacaccacaaTATCAGATTGTGTTTGAAACTGCTTTTCCATTTAATCAGCATTTTAACATTACTCTTTGTGATTATTGCTGTTAATAATTCTTTATATTATATCCTCttacattgttttcacatttgtcttttccattaatgtattttttatgacgTTCTATGATAGTGCGTTGATACTGTAGGCCTGGTTACTTgcttttatacatatatattcaaatatattatttttaaaatgagcaaATGTTGATACTGAATACGTCTAATCAAAAACAGGACGCTTTTGTCagataattttttattttataggtTGGCCACTGATGTTTTTCAATAAAGAATCAATATCTTTAATGACTGAGTCGTGgtcctgctgtgctgtgatggGGATCACGGGATAGCACTGGCGTCCTTTTGACAGATTCGGGGATACGAGAAGTTACAGGGGACGTCATACCAGGACTGACTGTAGCTGTCCACCACCGCAcagtcctctccctcctccccaccGGACACGTTGTTGTCAGGCTCGTGTTTCTCAAGGTTCCAGAATCTACACACAgggcaggagaaaaaaagttttagttactagttacttttcagatgaCAATTTTTCGTACATTTCCTGGCCGGTGATAACCATATATCTCCAAATACGATGATTTaaaatttttattatttctgataAGCTCAGGGATTAGGGTTTTGAAATCTTTATATTTCTATGGATAAAAGAAacaggagtgttttttttctgaaatcatGAGACGTTGACTTCAAGCCCATGGCACACCAATTCtccaacaaacacagatgtttgtttggtgtGCCATGgctgcctgtgtttgtttggtcaGATTCAACATGTTTAATCTTTGCTTGTCTGTATTTGATGAAGTTTGGTTAGTTTGCCAtgctttcaaacacacaaatacccAGACAGTAGACATATAGTAGGGGTATCCATAGCAACACAGCTCGTACATGCCCAGTATGATCATTCTCAGGAATCGTGAACCTTATCGCAATCATAATATCTGTCAAGAAAattgcaattttatttttttataagcCCTCAAAGTGACCATCAGTCACCTTGAGTCTGAATAACTGCTCCTTGCTTCAGATTTTCTGATGATATTTCCGATACATCTTGCAGGTTTGAAGACATCTTGCCACTTTTAACTATTACGTGGAGTGCacatcctcctcactctccaattttatgtcatttaaaGTCAACTCTTAGACCTGTGTAGTTTGGACTTGTTTAACCAGTGTGCCATGGGCAGTCAGCTCTAAAAGTACAAAGTGTCGTGTAGTAGGAAGCTCAGTGGTGGTGACGATGAAGTCCTGCGACAGTGATGTATTTCGTTTATAGCCTAACAGTAGCTTTTTACTTCCaggcttcaaaaatcataaacgtggtgttcatctgtgaagataaTCTTGCTGAACAAAGCGTGTAAGTATCATCAAGTTTGCCACAGAGCTCGTTTtatgcaataatccaaaatctaaTTGAAGAATCCCAAAGCTTTTAGTCGAATGCACGAGGGCGATGCTAACATCCAGGTTAGCCCCCAAAATTaggtcatccctgcagcactctttaataaaaaaaactaatgacattcccatcaaaATCAGCTGTATTTTGCACTTAATTATCAAAtaattagcatgttagcacactGATGTAAGGTGGTGAACATGCTAAACAGTATTCCTGCTAAACATCACCATGTTATCATAGTTTTTTAGCTTTAAGCTGAAGACACTACTGTTCAAGTACAGCCTCAACGAGCTGTTAGCATGGCTTAGTCTTGAGAGTATTATTggcaagcagcagcagtgttaaCAGTGGCCGGTCACTGATAGAAATATCAGAAGTCTGAATGTGCAAACACATATTGGAACGAATAAGCTCAACAGACGCTTCTGC includes:
- the cd4-1 gene encoding CD4-1 molecule, which produces MWNLIQPALILLSVLMSTTGADEVVYRQVGETVTLTPPQEFSLNEYYMYWYFGGLELAWHNTHGGTGFNTETKDEQELQKWKGKLTWSGDSLIISDIREEQFGTFTCKLTSSKGKRETEYKLLKLQVTMNPPSPLLPGERLSLTCDAERPQNSKQPEIHWLNPQGERINSWPREVTATGRHNGEWTCVVTHNNKESRAKIKVMVVDLSPAPARPVYTSKSSPLTIPCSIPSDITWEQVKAKSVQEVHWDFFPNPDSSLIPGDPQRLFSLSLAEKLTWQPDKNRGLTPVSGLTKGNLSLIKNKAKEEDRGDYVCTMKFSNGVTLNRTVQVNVLQIISSPGTDLISGQQLNLTCSLGRLLPSDLQLKWFPPEQSSLLPLTSDRDPALVNIPEVGTGDGGKWRCELWQSTTRLTSAVITLKIEPKLSVWMLVIICSVTVIVFLLLLILVFILCRRRQRKMRHLRHRLCHCKNPKPKGFYRT